A stretch of the Lolium perenne isolate Kyuss_39 chromosome 3, Kyuss_2.0, whole genome shotgun sequence genome encodes the following:
- the LOC127341207 gene encoding protein neprosin: MACSCCSKRPRPMIAKFVPLLLVLFVASCSWSASADRSSGGRGNGTQTTQFRSGDELRAYRRILARMDRLKKASVKTIQSPDGDVIHCVPAHQQPAFNHPKMRGQKPEDEPEERPKMSADAAEEEPVFTQAWSDGGESCPSGTVPIRRTTERDLQRYSGSLRRYGMKPRASVVRRDSTSDGHEHAVGYVTGDQFYGAKASLNVWPAKVASAAEFSLSQIWVISGTFGNDLNTIEAGWQVSPELYGDNSPRFFTYWTSDAYQATGCYNLHCSGFIQTNSRIAIGAAISPASAYNGRQFDISLLLWKDPRRGHWWLQLGSGPLVGYWPSRLFTHLGGHANMVQFGGEVVNTRPSGSHTPTQMGSGHFPREGFNRAAYFRNVQVVDWDNNLIPARNLRLVADHPACYGIQGGYNRAWGNYFYYGGPGRNVRCP; this comes from the exons ATGGCGTGTAGCTGCTGTAGCAAGAGGCCCAGACCAATGATTGCCAAGTTTGTCCCCTTGCTGCTGGTGCTGTTCGTCGCGTCGTGTTCATGGTCAGCGTCGGCGGACAGGAGCAGCGGCGGCAGGGGCAACGGCACGCAGACCACGCAGTTCCGTTCCGGAGACGAGCTGCGGGCGTACCGGAGGATCCTGGCCAGGATGGACAGGTTGAAGAAGGCGTCCGTCAAGACGATTCAG AGCCCCGACGGCGACGTCATCCACTGCGTGCCGGCGCACCAGCAGCCGGCGTTCAACCACCCGAAGATGAGAGGCCAGAAGCCTGAG GACgagccagaggagaggcccaagATGAGTGCCGACGCCGCCGAGGAGGAACCGGTGTTCACGCAGGCGTGGAGCGACGGCGGCGAGTCGTGCCCCAGCGGGACGGTGCCGATACGGCGGACCACGGAGCGCGACCTGCAGCGGTACTCCGGCTCCCTCCGGCGGTACGGGATGAAGCCCCGCGCCAGCGTCGTGCGCCGCGACTCCACCAGCGACGGCCACGAG CATGCGGTGGGGTACGTGACCGGGGATCAGTTTTACGGGGCGAAGGCGAGCCTGAATGTGTGGCCGGCGAAAGTGGCGTCGGCGGCGGAGTTCAGCCTCTCCCAGATCTGGGTCATCTCCGGCACCTTCGGCAACGACCTCAACACCATCGAAGCCGGATGGCAG GTGAGCCCAGAGCTATATGGAGACAACAGCCCACGGTTCTTCACGTACTGGACG AGCGACGCGTACCAGGCGACGGGGTGCTACAACCTGCACTGCTCAGGCTTCATCCAGACCAACAGCCGAATCGCCATCGGCGCCGCCATCTCGCCGGCGTCGGCGTACAACGGCCGGCAGTTCGACATCAGCCTGCTGCTGTGGAAGGACCCGCGCCGCGGCCACTGGTGGCTGCAGCTGGGGTCGGGCCCGCTGGTCGGGTACTGGCCGTCGCGGCTCTTCACCCACCTCGGCGGCCACGCCAACATGGTGCAGTTCGGCGGCGAGGTGGTGAACACGCGGCCGTCGGGGTCGCACACGCCCACGCAGATGGGGAGCGGCCACTTCCCCCGGGAGGGCTTCAACCGCGCCGCCTACTTCCGCAACGTGCAGGTGGTGGACTGGGACAACAACCTCATCCCGGCCAGGAACCTCCGGCTCGTCGCCGACCACCCGGCGTGCTACGGCATCCAGGGCGGCTACAACCGCGCCTGGGGCAACTACTTCTACTACGGCGGGCCGGGACGGAACGTACGGTGCCCGTAG